ttagtatactttaatctacttttttattttatgaaaatgcTTTTACTTAATGAGTCAAATTTGCAAATTTAATaatgaacttttatgtgttaaatttatactTAAAAAGTTTACTTTGTGTAGCGAtgagatatattgcttttgttttccccagtttttacacactcctcaaaatgaatgtgatgttaaatctataatattttaatcacatttttaatatatttttaatgttcagtcggacagctcacacaaataaacttaaattatattaaatagtggcgaaaataacatacgactagtatactcaatatgaatttagtgctaatttatatcattttaattacaaataatgtagtttgaatgtttaaatgttacttaagtatatttaaaatagttccattttagtacagttaagttcaCTTAGCACaactttttttatacaattaaagtataataagtacaaaaaattgttctattttatcactctttaaatatactgattaataatgtgcataattaataatgcttagtatactttaatctacttttttcactagggttgtgtggtttttgtattttttctcttGTAACTGTAACGAAAATACTTACCTAAATGTACAATGATTGGTTCTTTGAGGGAGCTGTGAGTCACGTAACAGTCGTATTCATTCAGCTTCTCGTTCTCCAGAACCTCCAGGGTCTTGCTCAGATTGTAGGTTCCATCACCGCTGGGTCTGACTCCAGTGGATTTTATCTGATCTTCAGATATTGGAGCACCAGATTTCCTCAGAATCATCTTCAGGGATTTGGGGTAGAAGCCTGTGGCCACGCAGGTCAGGCTCTGCAGGTTCGGTCCAGGTGGAGGAGAGTCGATAAACATAGAAACCACTGGCGGATCTGAAACTGTGAGAAATAGTGATTAGAATCGCACCAGGAAGAACCCCAAACTTCAAACAGGAACACAGGATTTACAG
This genomic stretch from Astyanax mexicanus isolate ESR-SI-001 unplaced genomic scaffold, AstMex3_surface scaffold_31, whole genome shotgun sequence harbors:
- the LOC125788849 gene encoding T-cell surface glycoprotein CD1b4-like → MFIDSPPPGPNLQSLTCVATGFYPKSLKMILRKSGAPISEDQIKSTGVRPSGDGTYNLSKTLEVLENEKLNEYDCYVTHSSLKEPIIVHLGVHWVFWLLLSVGLLIGIIVLVCCCLCVENRKDASAIFVCSDLICSCLSLCDSV